In a genomic window of Gouania willdenowi chromosome 11, fGouWil2.1, whole genome shotgun sequence:
- the LOC114471801 gene encoding major histocompatibility complex class I-related gene protein-like isoform X3: protein MNTFIFVFLLSTPGVTAVLHTLRFFRTSSSDVPNFPEFVVVAYVDDVQIGHYDSNTRRAVLKQDWIKDAVGEDYIESLTARGRGDHLRFKAHLETLKQRFNQSGGVHTYQNMHGCEWDDETGEVNGYKQYAYDGEDFISLNLKEKIWIAAKQQAFITKLNWDNNKAMMSHCKYYYTQECPENLKKIMNVGRSFLMRTDLPSIKLLQRTPSSPVTCHATGFYPRYAEMFWRKDQEEKVLEGVDHGEILPNHDGSFQMSVDLNISLIRAEDWSRYDCVFQIKGVEEDLTVTLDKSVILSNWRKSDGGVVV from the exons TGTTGCACACTCTGAGATTTTTTCGCACTTCTTCATCTGACGTACCAAACTTCCCAGAGTTTGTGGTTGTTGCTTATGTTGATGATGTTCAGATCGGTCACTACGACAGTAACACCAGGAGAGCAGTCCTTAAACAAGACTGGATTAAAGATGCTGTAGGTGAAGATTACATAGAAAGTCTAACTGCTCGAGGAAGGGGTGATCACCTGAGGTTTAAAGCCCACCTTGAAACCTTAAAGCAGCGTTTCAACCAATCTGGAG GTGTTCACACTTACCAGAATATGCACGGCTGTGAATGGGACGATGAGACTGGAGAGGTTAATGGTTATAAGCAGTATGCTTATGATGGAGAAGACTTCATTAGTCTGAATCTGAAGGAAAAGATATGGATCGCTGCTAAACAACAGGCTTTCATCACTAAACTCAACTGGGACAATAACAAAGCTATGATGTCACACTGTAAATACTACTACACACAGGAATGTCCTGAGAATTTGAAGAAGATTATGAACGTTGGGCGGAGCTTCCTGATGAGAACAG ATCTTCCCTCCATCAAGCTCCTCCAGAGGACTCCCTCCTCTCCAGTCACCTGCCACGCTACAGGTTTCTACCCCCGCTATGCTGAGATGTTCTGGAGGAAAGACCAGGAGGAGAAGGTGTTGGAGGGCGTGGACCACGGAGAGATACTCCCCAACCATGATGGGAGCTTCCAGATGAGCGTTGACCTGAACATTTCTCTGATCAGAGCTGAAGACTGGAGCAGGTACGACTGTGTGTTCCAGATTAAAGGTGTGGAGGAAGATCTCACAGTCACTCTGGACAAAAGTGTGATTTTAAGCAACTGGAGAAAGTCTGATGGAGG TGTTGTTGTGTag
- the LOC114471801 gene encoding major histocompatibility complex class I-related gene protein-like isoform X1, with protein sequence MNTFIFVFLLSTPGVTAVLHTLRFFRTSSSDVPNFPEFVVVAYVDDVQIGHYDSNTRRAVLKQDWIKDAVGEDYIESLTARGRGDHLRFKAHLETLKQRFNQSGGVHTYQNMHGCEWDDETGEVNGYKQYAYDGEDFISLNLKEKIWIAAKQQAFITKLNWDNNKAMMSHCKYYYTQECPENLKKIMNVGRSFLMRTDLPSIKLLQRTPSSPVTCHATGFYPRYAEMFWRKDQEEKVLEGVDHGEILPNHDGSFQMSVDLNISLIRAEDWSRYDCVFQIKGVEEDLTVTLDKSVILSNWRKSDGGVGVVAAVVVVAVLVLVAVVGFVTWNKCSPARCPSGFTGSHTSDTSSSSTGESDPNKETSEEQREMMTLSS encoded by the exons TGTTGCACACTCTGAGATTTTTTCGCACTTCTTCATCTGACGTACCAAACTTCCCAGAGTTTGTGGTTGTTGCTTATGTTGATGATGTTCAGATCGGTCACTACGACAGTAACACCAGGAGAGCAGTCCTTAAACAAGACTGGATTAAAGATGCTGTAGGTGAAGATTACATAGAAAGTCTAACTGCTCGAGGAAGGGGTGATCACCTGAGGTTTAAAGCCCACCTTGAAACCTTAAAGCAGCGTTTCAACCAATCTGGAG GTGTTCACACTTACCAGAATATGCACGGCTGTGAATGGGACGATGAGACTGGAGAGGTTAATGGTTATAAGCAGTATGCTTATGATGGAGAAGACTTCATTAGTCTGAATCTGAAGGAAAAGATATGGATCGCTGCTAAACAACAGGCTTTCATCACTAAACTCAACTGGGACAATAACAAAGCTATGATGTCACACTGTAAATACTACTACACACAGGAATGTCCTGAGAATTTGAAGAAGATTATGAACGTTGGGCGGAGCTTCCTGATGAGAACAG ATCTTCCCTCCATCAAGCTCCTCCAGAGGACTCCCTCCTCTCCAGTCACCTGCCACGCTACAGGTTTCTACCCCCGCTATGCTGAGATGTTCTGGAGGAAAGACCAGGAGGAGAAGGTGTTGGAGGGCGTGGACCACGGAGAGATACTCCCCAACCATGATGGGAGCTTCCAGATGAGCGTTGACCTGAACATTTCTCTGATCAGAGCTGAAGACTGGAGCAGGTACGACTGTGTGTTCCAGATTAAAGGTGTGGAGGAAGATCTCACAGTCACTCTGGACAAAAGTGTGATTTTAAGCAACTGGAGAAAGTCTGATGGAGG TGTaggtgttgttgctgctgttgttgtcgtagctgttcttgttcttgtggCTGTCGTTGGATTTGTGACGTGGAACAAATGTTCTCCTG CTCGCTGTCCCTCAGGGTTTACAGGTTCTCACA cctCTGACACTTCGTCTTCCTCAACTGGAGAATCAGACCCAAACAAA GAGACCAGTGAGGAGCAGAGGGAGATGATGACACTCAGCTCCTGA
- the LOC114471801 gene encoding major histocompatibility complex class I-related gene protein-like isoform X2 yields MNTFIFVFLLSTPGVTAVLHTLRFFRTSSSDVPNFPEFVVVAYVDDVQIGHYDSNTRRAVLKQDWIKDAVGEDYIESLTARGRGDHLRFKAHLETLKQRFNQSGGVHTYQNMHGCEWDDETGEVNGYKQYAYDGEDFISLNLKEKIWIAAKQQAFITKLNWDNNKAMMSHCKYYYTQECPENLKKIMNVGRSFLMRTDLPSIKLLQRTPSSPVTCHATGFYPRYAEMFWRKDQEEKVLEGVDHGEILPNHDGSFQMSVDLNISLIRAEDWSRYDCVFQIKGVEEDLTVTLDKSVILSNWRKSDGGVVAAVVVVAVLVLVAVVGFVTWNKCSPARCPSGFTGSHTSDTSSSSTGESDPNKETSEEQREMMTLSS; encoded by the exons TGTTGCACACTCTGAGATTTTTTCGCACTTCTTCATCTGACGTACCAAACTTCCCAGAGTTTGTGGTTGTTGCTTATGTTGATGATGTTCAGATCGGTCACTACGACAGTAACACCAGGAGAGCAGTCCTTAAACAAGACTGGATTAAAGATGCTGTAGGTGAAGATTACATAGAAAGTCTAACTGCTCGAGGAAGGGGTGATCACCTGAGGTTTAAAGCCCACCTTGAAACCTTAAAGCAGCGTTTCAACCAATCTGGAG GTGTTCACACTTACCAGAATATGCACGGCTGTGAATGGGACGATGAGACTGGAGAGGTTAATGGTTATAAGCAGTATGCTTATGATGGAGAAGACTTCATTAGTCTGAATCTGAAGGAAAAGATATGGATCGCTGCTAAACAACAGGCTTTCATCACTAAACTCAACTGGGACAATAACAAAGCTATGATGTCACACTGTAAATACTACTACACACAGGAATGTCCTGAGAATTTGAAGAAGATTATGAACGTTGGGCGGAGCTTCCTGATGAGAACAG ATCTTCCCTCCATCAAGCTCCTCCAGAGGACTCCCTCCTCTCCAGTCACCTGCCACGCTACAGGTTTCTACCCCCGCTATGCTGAGATGTTCTGGAGGAAAGACCAGGAGGAGAAGGTGTTGGAGGGCGTGGACCACGGAGAGATACTCCCCAACCATGATGGGAGCTTCCAGATGAGCGTTGACCTGAACATTTCTCTGATCAGAGCTGAAGACTGGAGCAGGTACGACTGTGTGTTCCAGATTAAAGGTGTGGAGGAAGATCTCACAGTCACTCTGGACAAAAGTGTGATTTTAAGCAACTGGAGAAAGTCTGATGGAGG tgttgttgctgctgttgttgtcgtagctgttcttgttcttgtggCTGTCGTTGGATTTGTGACGTGGAACAAATGTTCTCCTG CTCGCTGTCCCTCAGGGTTTACAGGTTCTCACA cctCTGACACTTCGTCTTCCTCAACTGGAGAATCAGACCCAAACAAA GAGACCAGTGAGGAGCAGAGGGAGATGATGACACTCAGCTCCTGA
- the LOC114471801 gene encoding major histocompatibility complex class I-related gene protein-like isoform X4 encodes MHGCEWDDETGEVNGYKQYAYDGEDFISLNLKEKIWIAAKQQAFITKLNWDNNKAMMSHCKYYYTQECPENLKKIMNVGRSFLMRTDLPSIKLLQRTPSSPVTCHATGFYPRYAEMFWRKDQEEKVLEGVDHGEILPNHDGSFQMSVDLNISLIRAEDWSRYDCVFQIKGVEEDLTVTLDKSVILSNWRKSDGGVGVVAAVVVVAVLVLVAVVGFVTWNKCSPARCPSGFTGSHTSDTSSSSTGESDPNKETSEEQREMMTLSS; translated from the exons ATGCACGGCTGTGAATGGGACGATGAGACTGGAGAGGTTAATGGTTATAAGCAGTATGCTTATGATGGAGAAGACTTCATTAGTCTGAATCTGAAGGAAAAGATATGGATCGCTGCTAAACAACAGGCTTTCATCACTAAACTCAACTGGGACAATAACAAAGCTATGATGTCACACTGTAAATACTACTACACACAGGAATGTCCTGAGAATTTGAAGAAGATTATGAACGTTGGGCGGAGCTTCCTGATGAGAACAG ATCTTCCCTCCATCAAGCTCCTCCAGAGGACTCCCTCCTCTCCAGTCACCTGCCACGCTACAGGTTTCTACCCCCGCTATGCTGAGATGTTCTGGAGGAAAGACCAGGAGGAGAAGGTGTTGGAGGGCGTGGACCACGGAGAGATACTCCCCAACCATGATGGGAGCTTCCAGATGAGCGTTGACCTGAACATTTCTCTGATCAGAGCTGAAGACTGGAGCAGGTACGACTGTGTGTTCCAGATTAAAGGTGTGGAGGAAGATCTCACAGTCACTCTGGACAAAAGTGTGATTTTAAGCAACTGGAGAAAGTCTGATGGAGG TGTaggtgttgttgctgctgttgttgtcgtagctgttcttgttcttgtggCTGTCGTTGGATTTGTGACGTGGAACAAATGTTCTCCTG CTCGCTGTCCCTCAGGGTTTACAGGTTCTCACA cctCTGACACTTCGTCTTCCTCAACTGGAGAATCAGACCCAAACAAA GAGACCAGTGAGGAGCAGAGGGAGATGATGACACTCAGCTCCTGA
- the LOC114471806 gene encoding major histocompatibility complex class I-related gene protein-like isoform X2, whose protein sequence is MNTFIFVFLLSTPGVTAVLHTLRFFRTSSSDVPNFPEFVVVAYVDDVQMGHYDSNTRRAVLKQDWIKDAVGEDYIESLTARGRGDHLRFKAHLETLKQRFNQSGGVHTFQNMHGCEWDDETGEVNGYKQYAYDGEDFISLNLKEKIWIAAKQQAFITKLNWDNNKAMMSHCKYYYTQECPENLKKIMNVGRSFMMRTDLPSIKLLQRTPSSPVTCHATGFYPRYAEMFWRKDQEEKVLEGVDHGEILPNHDGSFQMSVDLNISLIRAEDWSRYDCVFQIKGVEEDLTVTLDKSVILSNWRKSDGARCPSGFTGSHTSDTSSSSPGESDPNKETSEEQREMMTLSS, encoded by the exons ATGAACACCTTCATCTTTGTGTTTCTCCTCTCAACACCCGGTGTGACAGCAG TGTTGCACACTCTGAGGTTTTTTCGCACTTCTTCATCTGACGTACCAAACTTCCCAGAGTTTGTGGTTGTTGCTTATGTTGATGATGTTCAGATGGGTCACTACGACAGTAACACCAGGAGAGCAGTCCTTAAACAAGACTGGATTAAAGATGCTGTAGGTGAAGATTACATAGAAAGTCTAACTGCTCGAGGAAGGGGTGATCACCTGAGGTTTAAAGCCCACCTTGAAACCTTAAAGCAGCGTTTCAACCAATCTGGAG GTGTTCACACTTTCCAGAATATGCACGGCTGTGAATGGGACGATGAGACTGGAGAGGTTAATGGTTATAAGCAGTATGCTTATGATGGAGAAGACTTCATTAGTCTGAATCTGAAGGAAAAGATATGGATCGCTGCTAAACAACAGGCTTTCATCACTAAACTCAACTGGGACAATAACAAAGCTATGATGTCACACTGTAAATACTACTACACACAGGAATGTCCTGAGAATTTGAAGAAGATTATGAACGTTGGGCGGAGCTTCATGATGAGAACAG ATCTTCCCTCCATCAAGCTCCTCCAGAGGACTCCCTCCTCTCCAGTCACCTGCCACGCTACAGGTTTCTACCCCCGCTATGCTGAGATGTTCTGGAGGAAAGACCAGGAGGAGAAGGTGTTGGAGGGCGTGGACCACGGAGAGATACTCCCCAACCATGATGGGAGCTTCCAGATGAGCGTTGACCTGAACATTTCTCTGATCAGAGCTGAAGACTGGAGCAGGTATGACTGTGTGTTCCAGATTAAAGGTGTGGAGGAAGATCTCACAGTCACTCTGGACAAAAGTGTGATTTTAAGCAACTGGAGAAAGTCTGATGGAG CTCGCTGTCCCTCAGGGTTTACAGGTTCTCACA cctCTGACACTTCGTCTTCCTCACCTGGAGAATCAGACCCAAACAAA GAGACCAGTGAGGAGCAGAGGGAGATGATGACACTCAGCTCCTGA
- the LOC114471806 gene encoding major histocompatibility complex class I-related gene protein-like isoform X1, translated as MNTFIFVFLLSTPGVTAVLHTLRFFRTSSSDVPNFPEFVVVAYVDDVQMGHYDSNTRRAVLKQDWIKDAVGEDYIESLTARGRGDHLRFKAHLETLKQRFNQSGGVHTFQNMHGCEWDDETGEVNGYKQYAYDGEDFISLNLKEKIWIAAKQQAFITKLNWDNNKAMMSHCKYYYTQECPENLKKIMNVGRSFMMRTDLPSIKLLQRTPSSPVTCHATGFYPRYAEMFWRKDQEEKVLEGVDHGEILPNHDGSFQMSVDLNISLIRAEDWSRYDCVFQIKGVEEDLTVTLDKSVILSNWRKSDGGVVAAVVIVAVLVLVAVVGFVTWIKCSPARCPSGFTGSHTSDTSSSSPGESDPNKETSEEQREMMTLSS; from the exons ATGAACACCTTCATCTTTGTGTTTCTCCTCTCAACACCCGGTGTGACAGCAG TGTTGCACACTCTGAGGTTTTTTCGCACTTCTTCATCTGACGTACCAAACTTCCCAGAGTTTGTGGTTGTTGCTTATGTTGATGATGTTCAGATGGGTCACTACGACAGTAACACCAGGAGAGCAGTCCTTAAACAAGACTGGATTAAAGATGCTGTAGGTGAAGATTACATAGAAAGTCTAACTGCTCGAGGAAGGGGTGATCACCTGAGGTTTAAAGCCCACCTTGAAACCTTAAAGCAGCGTTTCAACCAATCTGGAG GTGTTCACACTTTCCAGAATATGCACGGCTGTGAATGGGACGATGAGACTGGAGAGGTTAATGGTTATAAGCAGTATGCTTATGATGGAGAAGACTTCATTAGTCTGAATCTGAAGGAAAAGATATGGATCGCTGCTAAACAACAGGCTTTCATCACTAAACTCAACTGGGACAATAACAAAGCTATGATGTCACACTGTAAATACTACTACACACAGGAATGTCCTGAGAATTTGAAGAAGATTATGAACGTTGGGCGGAGCTTCATGATGAGAACAG ATCTTCCCTCCATCAAGCTCCTCCAGAGGACTCCCTCCTCTCCAGTCACCTGCCACGCTACAGGTTTCTACCCCCGCTATGCTGAGATGTTCTGGAGGAAAGACCAGGAGGAGAAGGTGTTGGAGGGCGTGGACCACGGAGAGATACTCCCCAACCATGATGGGAGCTTCCAGATGAGCGTTGACCTGAACATTTCTCTGATCAGAGCTGAAGACTGGAGCAGGTATGACTGTGTGTTCCAGATTAAAGGTGTGGAGGAAGATCTCACAGTCACTCTGGACAAAAGTGTGATTTTAAGCAACTGGAGAAAGTCTGATGGAG gtgttgttgctgctgttgttatCGTAgctgttcttgttcttgtggCTGTCGTTGGATTTGTGACGTGGATCAAATGTTCTCCTG CTCGCTGTCCCTCAGGGTTTACAGGTTCTCACA cctCTGACACTTCGTCTTCCTCACCTGGAGAATCAGACCCAAACAAA GAGACCAGTGAGGAGCAGAGGGAGATGATGACACTCAGCTCCTGA
- the LOC114471806 gene encoding major histocompatibility complex class I-related gene protein-like isoform X3, with the protein MNTFIFVFLLSTPGVTAVLHTLRFFRTSSSDVPNFPEFVVVAYVDDVQMGHYDSNTRRAVLKQDWIKDAVGEDYIESLTARGRGDHLRFKAHLETLKQRFNQSGGVHTFQNMHGCEWDDETGEVNGYKQYAYDGEDFISLNLKEKIWIAAKQQAFITKLNWDNNKAMMSHCKYYYTQECPENLKKIMNVGRSFMMRTDLPSIKLLQRTPSSPVTCHATGFYPRYAEMFWRKDQEEKVLEGVDHGEILPNHDGSFQMSVDLNISLIRAEDWSRYDCVFQIKGVEEDLTVTLDKSVILSNWRKSDGASDTSSSSPGESDPNKETSEEQREMMTLSS; encoded by the exons ATGAACACCTTCATCTTTGTGTTTCTCCTCTCAACACCCGGTGTGACAGCAG TGTTGCACACTCTGAGGTTTTTTCGCACTTCTTCATCTGACGTACCAAACTTCCCAGAGTTTGTGGTTGTTGCTTATGTTGATGATGTTCAGATGGGTCACTACGACAGTAACACCAGGAGAGCAGTCCTTAAACAAGACTGGATTAAAGATGCTGTAGGTGAAGATTACATAGAAAGTCTAACTGCTCGAGGAAGGGGTGATCACCTGAGGTTTAAAGCCCACCTTGAAACCTTAAAGCAGCGTTTCAACCAATCTGGAG GTGTTCACACTTTCCAGAATATGCACGGCTGTGAATGGGACGATGAGACTGGAGAGGTTAATGGTTATAAGCAGTATGCTTATGATGGAGAAGACTTCATTAGTCTGAATCTGAAGGAAAAGATATGGATCGCTGCTAAACAACAGGCTTTCATCACTAAACTCAACTGGGACAATAACAAAGCTATGATGTCACACTGTAAATACTACTACACACAGGAATGTCCTGAGAATTTGAAGAAGATTATGAACGTTGGGCGGAGCTTCATGATGAGAACAG ATCTTCCCTCCATCAAGCTCCTCCAGAGGACTCCCTCCTCTCCAGTCACCTGCCACGCTACAGGTTTCTACCCCCGCTATGCTGAGATGTTCTGGAGGAAAGACCAGGAGGAGAAGGTGTTGGAGGGCGTGGACCACGGAGAGATACTCCCCAACCATGATGGGAGCTTCCAGATGAGCGTTGACCTGAACATTTCTCTGATCAGAGCTGAAGACTGGAGCAGGTATGACTGTGTGTTCCAGATTAAAGGTGTGGAGGAAGATCTCACAGTCACTCTGGACAAAAGTGTGATTTTAAGCAACTGGAGAAAGTCTGATGGAG cctCTGACACTTCGTCTTCCTCACCTGGAGAATCAGACCCAAACAAA GAGACCAGTGAGGAGCAGAGGGAGATGATGACACTCAGCTCCTGA
- the LOC114471986 gene encoding gap junction alpha-9 protein-like has translation MGDWNFLGGILEEVHIHSTMVGKIWLTILFIFRMLVLGVAAEDVWNDEQSDFICNTDQPGCRNVCYDQAFPISLIRYWVLQVIFVSSPSLVYMGHAIYQLRALEKERHCKKVALRRELEAVDSELVEVRRRIEKEMKQLEQGRLNKAPLRGFLLCTYVAHIVTRSVVEVSFMMGQYVLYGHRLSTLYKCKREPCPNVVDCFVSRPTEKSVFMMFMQVIACLSLFLSLLEILHLAYKNIKKSILGYYPHLKDDMDELYVSKSKKNSVVHQVCVGTSAGRKNTIPTAPSGYTLLLEKQGNGPNYPLLNASTAFIPIQGDSREKSDIHKDSKDDQNSQSNKTSSETRSPPVDKQDEEPCDELECVSSEFPTLPVAEVPSCTTLSAVARKSRRVSPPWNCSTVMESNGSDSGDSYPGSSSMKLRSSCVGPRARVLSKSDLKRSSRSQSPDSVGELSSASRHSRESNSPTTPSTNRRVSAASSGSNRRAPTDLQI, from the coding sequence ATGGGAGACTGGAACTTCCTGGGAGGGATCTTGGAGGAGGTTCACATCCACTCCACCATGGTGGGAAAGATCTGGCTCACCATCCTGTTCATCTTCCGGATGTTGGTGCTGGGAGTGGCCGCGGAGGACGTGTGGAACGACGAGCAGTCGGACTTCATCTGCAACACGGACCAGCCCGGCTGCCGCAACGTCTGCTACGACCAGGCCTTCCCCATCTCGCTCATCCGCTACTGGGTCCTGCAGGTGATTTTTGTGTCCTCGCCCTCGCTGGTCTACATGGGCCACGCCATCTACCAGCTGCGTGCTCTGGAGAAGGAGCGCCACTGTAAGAAGGTGGCCCTGCGGCGAGAGCTGGAGGCGGTAGACTCAGAGCTGGTGGAGGTCCGGAGGAGGATCGAGAAGGAGATGAAACAGCTAGAGCAGGGGAGGCTCAACAAAGCTCCACTGAGGGGCTTCCTGCTGTGCACGTACGTGGCCCACATCGTCACACGCTCCGTGGTGGAGGTCAGCTTCATGATGGGCCAGTACGTCCTGTACGGACACCGCCTGAGCACGCTGTACAAGTGCAAGAGGGAACCGTGTCCCAATGTGGTGGACTGCTTTGTTTCCAGGCCTACAGAGAAGTCCGTGTTCATGATGTTCATGCAGGTGATCGCCTGCCTGTCGCTGTTCCTCAGCCTCCTGGAGATCCTACACTTAGCCTACAAGAATATTAAAAAGAGCATCCTGGGCTACTATCCACACCTGAAGGACGACATGGACGAGCTTTACGTCAGCAAGTCCAAGAAGAACTCGGTCGTGCATCAAGTGTGTGTCGGAACGTCTGCGGGACGCAAGAACACTATTCCCACTGCTCCCAGTGGATACACGTTGCTCCTGGAGAAACAAGGAAATGGGCCCAACTACCCGCTCCTCAACGCCTCCACGGCTTTCATCCCTATCCAGGGAGACTCGAGGGAAAAGTCGGACATCCACAAAGACAGTAAGGACGATCAAAACAGCCAATCGAACAAGACCAGCAGTGAGACCCGCTCCCCGCCTGTGGACAAACAGGATGAGGAACCATGCGATGAGCTTGAGTGTGTGAGCTCTGAGTTTCCCACTCTGCCCGTGGCCGAAGTCCCGTCCTGTACCACTCTGTCTGCCGTGGCCAGAAAGTCTAGGCGGGTCAGCCCGCCGTGGAACTGCAGCACGGTGATGGAGTCCAACGGCTCGGACAGTGGAGACTCGTACCCGGGCAGCAGCAGCATGAAGCTCCGCAGCAGCTGCGTTGGTCCGAGGGCCAGAGTTCTCTCCAAGTCTGACCTGAAGAGGTCAAGCAGGTCACAGAGCCCGGATTCTGTGGGCGAGCTGAGCTCTGCGTCCCGACACAGCCGGGAGAGCAACAGCCCCACAACCCCCTCAACCAACCGCAGGGTGTCAGCGGCAAGCAGTGGCAGCAACAGACGAGCTCCAACTGACTTACAGATATGA
- the mycbp gene encoding C-Myc-binding protein, with translation MAHYRATESKREQFRRYLEKSGVLATLTSVLLALYEENDKPNNALDFIKLHLGVGAPEPADTEALRMELDDLQRKCNLLMEENKELRNRLLQYEPSPDEGATE, from the exons ATGGCGCATTACAGA GCCACGGAGTCAAAGCGAGAGCAGTTCAGGAGATATCTGGAGAAGTCCGGAGTCCTCGCTACTTTAACGAGTG TTCTTCTGGCTCTTTACGAAGAGAACGACAAGCCCAACAACGCACTGGA TTTCATAAAGCTTCACCTTGGAGTAGGAGCACCAGAGCCAGCCGACACCGAGGCTCTGCGTATGGAGCTGGACGACCTGCAACGCAAGTGCAACCTGCTCATGGAGGAAAACAAAGAGCTGAGAAACAGG CTGTTGCAGTACGAGCCGTCGCCTGATGAAGGAGCCACAGAGTAG
- the LOC114472042 gene encoding sialin, which produces MLQPNGHVINAVASEEEEEEEECTDTKALVEAPSSEPAPPQCCSVRLNLAVLMFFGFVVVYALRVNLSVAMVAMVNTTDQKPVQNGSVHLICPPPSGYNNSSDAFPQLDGIPQYSWDAEIQGWLLGAFFFGYLCMQIPGGYLADHYGGTVFLGVGVLGTAVLTLLTPLAASGGPRWLFALRALEGFGEGVTFPAMMAMWARWAPPLERSRLLSISGSGGNFGAFVAFLLTGFICQTLGWPYVFYLCGGAGCLWAIFWFAMVSNDPRTHRRISDEERDYIINSLESQEVTHSWSIPLLSMMLSVPLWAIIITMVCSNWAYYALLTSLPTYMSEVLHFDLQANGFLSALPYLGGWLFSTLSGFVADELIIRRVFSITVVRKLFTFVGLILPSLCLVAVSYAGCNYVLAVTFLTLSTTTGGISGSGVYMNQIDIAPRYAGFLLGITNTFGTIPGVIAPIANGYFTEDHTLEGWRKVFWVAALINGLGAVAFTVFGSANIQPWAVPQEERVESERRRGHSVSQ; this is translated from the exons ATGCTGCAGCCCAATGGCCACGTTATCAATGCAGttgcctctgaggaagaggaggaggaagaggagtgcACAGACACCAAGGCTCTCGTCGAGGCTCCGAGCTCAGAACCAG CCCCCCCTCAGTGCTGCTCGGTTCGACTCAACCTCGCCGTGCTCATGTTTTTCGGATTCGTCGTGGTCTACGCGCTCCGGGTCAACCTCAGCGTGGCCATGGTTGCCATGGTGAACACCACGGACCAGAAGCCGGTGCAGAACGGCTCTGTCCATCTCATCTGTCCTCCTCCGTCAGGCTACAACAACAGCAGTGACGCCTTCCCACAACTGGACGGG ATCCCTCAGTACTCCTGGGACGCAGAGATCCAAGGTTGGCTCCTGGGGGCCTTCTTCTTTGGATACCTGTGCATGCAGATCCCTGGAGGGTACCTGGCCGATCACTACGGAGGAACCGTGTTCCTGGGAGTGGGAGTGCTGGGCACCGCGGTTCTCACGCTGCTAACGCCTTTAGCCGCTAGTGGGGGGCCACGCTGGCTGTTTGCACTGAGAGCGCTGGAGGGATTTGGagag GGCGTGACGTTCCCGGCTATGATGGCCATGTGGGCTCGCTGGGCTCCTCCACTGGAACGTTCCCGTCTTCTCTCTATTTCCGGGTCAGGAGGAAACTTTGGGGCCTTTGTGGCTTTTCTGCTCACAGGCTTCATCTGTCAGACGCTGGGCTGGCCCTACGTCTTCTACCTGTGTG GAGGAGCCGGTTGTCTCTGGGCCATCTTTTGGTTCGCAATGGTGTCCAACGACCCACGAACGCATCGCAGAATCAGCGACGAGGAGCGGGATTACATCATAAACTCACTGGAATCTCAG GAGGTGACTCACAGCTGGTCCATTCCTCTTCTGTCCATGATGCTGTCAGTGCCTCTGTGGGCCATCATCATCACTATGGTGTGTTCTAACTGGGCCTACTACGCTCTGCTCACATCACTGCCCACGTACATGAGTGAAGTCCTGCACTTTGACCTGCAGGCC AACGGTTTCCTGTCTGCTCTGCCGTACCTCGGGGGTTGGCTCTTTTCTACGCTGTCGGGTTTCGTGGCCGACGAACTCATCATACGAAGAGTTTTCAGCATCACTGTCGTACGGAAGCTTTTCACATTCGTAG GTCTCATCCTCCCCTCCCTCTGCCTGGTGGCGGTCAGCTACGCCGGCTGTAACTACGTCCTCGCCGTCACCTTCCTCACGCTGTCCACCACCACAGGAGGAATCTCAGGCTCTGGAGTTTACATGAACCAGATAGACATCGCTCCacg CTATGCAGGATTCCTCCTGGGAATCACTAACACATTTGGAACGATCCCCGGCGTCATCGCTCCAATCGCAAATGGATATTTCACCGAGGAT CACACGTTGGAGGGCTGGAGGAAGGTGTTCTGGGTGGCGGCCCTCATCAACGGGTTGGGGGCTGTCGCCTTCACAGTGTTCGGCAGCGCAAACATCCAGCCGTGGGCCGTCCCCCAGGAGGAGAGGGTGGAGTCAGAGAGAAGGCGGGGCCACAGCGTTTCCCAGTGA